The following are from one region of the Klebsiella sp. WP3-W18-ESBL-02 genome:
- a CDS encoding efflux transporter outer membrane subunit, with protein sequence MEHAKTCQRPISLERRLAATYLVAGLVTAGLAGCAAGPDFQRPTAPDVARYTATPVADRTVSAPTQFGETQRLVEGLPIETQWWQSLGSSALDGLINEAFHVSPTLASISANLRQAQELLAAQAGSTQYPQVDVALGSQRQQMSPSSQGLSGDARQFSLYNASVGVHYNLDLAGGNRRALEALAARADYRRFELNAARLALAGNIATAAITRARLAAQLEATTAILRVQDEQLRLAHERVRIGQASPDEALSLQAQAEQTRAELPALRKQLQQTEHLLAVLAGRAPGTGGIPAFTLADFTLPVEMPLVVPSELVRRRPDIQASEALLHAANADYGVAVAKLYPQINLSANLGSQALTTGALFGGGSAVWGLVAQLTQPLFNPGLPAEKRAALAAFDAAVANYQSVVLESLRNVADTLRAVESDAQTLTALAAADMAAQASLQSVERQYRLGAASYLQLLIAQQQAQSIRINMVAVQAQRLVDSVALYQALGGGVS encoded by the coding sequence ATGGAGCACGCTAAAACATGCCAGCGCCCCATCAGCCTCGAAAGACGGCTTGCGGCAACTTACCTGGTAGCTGGTCTGGTCACCGCCGGTCTGGCCGGCTGCGCCGCCGGCCCTGATTTTCAGCGTCCCACCGCACCCGATGTGGCTCGCTACACTGCAACACCGGTAGCTGATAGAACCGTGTCCGCTCCCACGCAGTTCGGCGAAACACAACGTCTAGTCGAAGGGCTTCCGATCGAAACGCAATGGTGGCAAAGCTTGGGTTCATCCGCACTCGACGGACTGATAAACGAAGCTTTCCATGTCAGCCCGACGCTGGCGAGCATCAGCGCCAATTTGCGACAGGCGCAGGAGCTTCTTGCCGCACAGGCGGGCTCGACGCAATATCCACAGGTAGATGTCGCACTGGGATCTCAGCGCCAGCAAATGAGTCCCAGTAGCCAAGGGTTGAGCGGAGACGCACGTCAATTCAGCCTCTACAACGCCAGCGTTGGCGTGCATTACAACCTCGATCTGGCTGGCGGCAACCGGCGCGCACTCGAAGCCTTGGCTGCTCGCGCCGACTACCGTCGCTTCGAACTGAATGCTGCGCGCCTGGCCCTTGCCGGCAACATAGCAACCGCTGCCATTACCCGAGCACGCCTCGCCGCGCAACTAGAAGCCACTACTGCCATTTTGCGCGTGCAGGATGAGCAACTGCGCCTAGCCCATGAACGCGTGCGTATCGGTCAGGCCTCACCTGATGAAGCGTTGAGCCTACAAGCTCAGGCGGAGCAAACGCGGGCAGAACTGCCTGCGCTGCGTAAACAACTGCAACAAACCGAACATCTACTGGCGGTGCTAGCCGGTCGTGCCCCAGGCACGGGTGGCATCCCGGCCTTCACTCTGGCCGATTTCACTCTACCCGTCGAGATGCCGCTCGTCGTGCCCTCAGAACTGGTGCGCCGCCGACCGGATATCCAGGCGTCAGAGGCGCTGTTGCATGCGGCCAATGCAGACTATGGTGTGGCTGTCGCCAAGCTCTACCCACAGATCAACCTGAGCGCCAACCTTGGTTCTCAGGCGCTGACCACCGGTGCCCTGTTCGGTGGTGGCTCGGCAGTGTGGGGCCTGGTTGCGCAGCTCACCCAGCCTCTTTTTAATCCAGGGCTACCCGCAGAAAAAAGAGCGGCGCTCGCCGCTTTTGATGCCGCCGTAGCCAATTACCAGAGCGTCGTATTGGAGTCTTTGCGTAACGTCGCCGACACCCTGCGCGCGGTGGAAAGCGATGCACAAACTTTGACTGCCCTCGCTGCCGCTGATATGGCTGCACAGGCCTCCTTGCAGTCGGTCGAGCGGCAATACCGGCTGGGCGCGGCCAGCTACCTGCAACTGCTCATCGCGCAGCAACAGGCACAGTCAATCCGGATCAATATGGTTGCGGTCCAGGCACAACGCCTAGTCGATAGTGTTGCTTTATATCAGGCCCTGGGAGGTGGTGTCAGTTAA
- a CDS encoding recombinase family protein, with protein sequence MQGQRIGYVRVSSFDQNPDRQLEQIEVGKVFTDKASGKDTQRPELERLLAFVREGDTVVVHSMDRLARNLDDLRRIVQGLTQRGVRMEFVKEGLTFTGEDSPMANLMLSVMGAFAEFERALIRERQREGIVLAKQRGAYRGRKKSLNSEQIAELKRRVAAGDQKTLVARDFGISRETLYQYLRED encoded by the coding sequence TTGCAAGGTCAACGTATCGGCTACGTTCGCGTCAGCAGCTTCGACCAGAATCCTGATCGACAACTGGAACAAATAGAAGTCGGCAAGGTATTCACCGATAAGGCTTCAGGCAAGGACACACAACGTCCCGAACTTGAAAGGCTGCTGGCCTTCGTCCGCGAGGGCGACACCGTGGTGGTGCATAGCATGGACAGGTTGGCACGCAACCTTGATGACCTGCGCCGCATCGTCCAAGGGCTGACACAACGGGGCGTGCGCATGGAGTTCGTCAAAGAAGGGCTAACGTTCACCGGCGAGGACTCACCGATGGCCAATCTGATGCTGTCGGTCATGGGAGCCTTTGCTGAGTTCGAGCGCGCTCTGATCCGCGAACGTCAGCGCGAGGGAATCGTGCTGGCTAAGCAGCGCGGGGCCTACCGGGGACGAAAGAAATCGCTGAACAGCGAACAAATTGCCGAGTTGAAACGGCGAGTTGCGGCAGGCGACCAGAAAACCTTGGTGGCCCGTGACTTCGGCATCAGCCGCGAAACCTTGTACCAGTACCTGCGGGAAGACTGA
- a CDS encoding DUF4158 domain-containing protein codes for MPRRSILSATERESLLTLPDAKDELIRHYTFNETDLSVIRQRRGAANRLGFAVQLCYLRFPGIFLGVDDPPFLPLLRMVAAQLKVPVESWNHYGQREQTRREHLVELQTVFGFKPFTMSHYRQAVHTLTELALQTDKGIVLASTLVENQRRQSIILPAMNAIERASAEAITRANRSIHAALADSLIPVHRQRLDELLKRKDGSKMTWLAWLRQSPAKPNSRHMLEHIERLKAWQALDLPAGIERQVHQNRLLKIAREGGQMTPADLAKFESQRRHATLVALAIEGMATVTDEIIDLHDRIIGKLFNAAKNKHQQQFQASGKAINDKVRMYGRIERTLFILDWLQSVELRRRVHAGLNKGEARNALARAVFFYRLGEIRDRSFEQQRYRASGLNLVTAAIVLWNTVYLERATSALRAHGKALDDTLLQYLSPLGWEHINLTGDYLWRSSAKVGAGKFRPLRPLPPA; via the coding sequence ATGCCACGCCGCTCAATCCTGTCCGCCACCGAGCGCGAAAGTCTGCTGACACTGCCAGATGCCAAAGACGAACTGATACGGCACTACACGTTCAACGAAACCGACCTGTCGGTGATCCGTCAGCGTCGCGGCGCCGCGAATCGATTGGGCTTCGCCGTGCAGCTTTGCTACTTGCGATTCCCTGGCATCTTCTTGGGCGTCGATGATCCTCCATTTCTGCCCCTGCTGCGCATGGTGGCCGCACAACTCAAGGTGCCGGTGGAAAGCTGGAACCATTACGGCCAGCGCGAGCAGACACGGCGGGAGCACTTGGTCGAGCTGCAAACGGTGTTTGGATTCAAGCCCTTCACCATGAGTCATTACCGGCAAGCCGTGCATACATTGACCGAACTGGCCTTGCAAACAGACAAAGGCATTGTGCTGGCCAGCACCCTTGTTGAAAACCAGCGGCGGCAGAGCATCATCCTACCCGCCATGAATGCCATCGAGCGCGCAAGCGCCGAGGCCATTACCCGTGCCAACCGAAGCATCCATGCGGCATTGGCCGATTCCTTGATACCTGTCCATCGCCAGCGCCTGGACGAACTCCTCAAGCGCAAGGATGGTAGCAAAATGACGTGGCTAGCGTGGCTGCGCCAATCGCCCGCCAAGCCGAACTCGCGCCACATGCTTGAACACATCGAACGCCTCAAAGCCTGGCAGGCGCTTGACCTACCTGCTGGCATCGAACGGCAGGTACACCAAAACCGCTTGCTCAAGATCGCCCGCGAAGGCGGCCAGATGACGCCCGCCGACCTGGCCAAGTTCGAGTCGCAGCGGCGTCACGCCACCTTGGTAGCACTGGCCATCGAGGGCATGGCCACCGTCACTGATGAAATCATCGACCTTCACGACCGTATCATCGGCAAGCTGTTCAATGCGGCCAAGAACAAGCATCAACAGCAGTTCCAGGCTTCCGGCAAGGCGATCAACGACAAGGTGCGGATGTATGGGCGCATCGAGCGCACGCTGTTCATTCTGGATTGGCTGCAAAGCGTGGAGCTGCGCCGCCGCGTCCATGCGGGGCTGAATAAGGGCGAGGCGCGCAACGCGCTGGCCAGGGCGGTCTTCTTCTACCGATTGGGTGAAATCCGCGACCGCAGTTTTGAGCAGCAGCGCTACCGGGCCAGCGGCCTCAATCTGGTGACGGCGGCCATCGTGTTGTGGAACACGGTCTATCTGGAGCGTGCCACCAGTGCTTTGCGTGCCCACGGCAAGGCGCTGGACGACACGTTGCTGCAATATCTGTCCCCGCTGGGGTGGGAGCATATCAACCTGACCGGCGATTACCTATGGCGCAGCAGTGCCAAGGTCGGTGCGGGGAAGTTCAGGCCATTGCGACCGCTGCCACCGGCTTAG
- a CDS encoding IS110-like element IS5075 family transposase, with protein MENIALIGIDLGKNSFHIHCQDHRGKAVYRKKFTRPKLIEFLATCPATTIAMEACGGSHFMARKLAELGHFPKLISPQFVRPFVKSNKNDFVDAEAICEAASRPSMRFVQPRTESQQAMRALHRVRESLVQDKVKTTNQMHAFLLEFGISVPRGAAVISRLSTLLEDSSLPLYLSQLLLKLQQHYHYLVEQIKDLESQLKRKLDEDEVGQRLLSIPCVGTLTASTISTEIGDGKQYASSRDFAAATGLVPRQYSTGGRTTLLGISKRGNKKIRTLLVQCARVFIQKLEHQSGKLADWVRELLCRKSNFVVTCALANKLARIAWALTARQQTYEA; from the coding sequence ATGGAAAACATTGCGCTTATTGGTATCGATCTGGGTAAGAACTCTTTCCATATTCATTGTCAGGATCATCGTGGGAAGGCCGTTTACCGTAAAAAATTCACCCGACCAAAGCTAATCGAATTTCTGGCGACATGCCCGGCAACAACCATCGCGATGGAAGCCTGTGGCGGTTCTCACTTTATGGCACGCAAGCTGGCAGAGTTAGGGCATTTTCCAAAGCTGATATCACCGCAATTTGTCCGCCCATTCGTTAAAAGCAACAAAAATGACTTCGTTGATGCTGAAGCTATCTGTGAAGCAGCATCACGTCCATCTATGCGTTTCGTGCAGCCCAGAACCGAATCTCAGCAGGCAATGCGAGCTCTGCATCGTGTCCGTGAATCCCTGGTTCAGGATAAGGTGAAAACAACTAATCAGATGCATGCTTTTCTGCTGGAATTTGGTATCAGCGTTCCGCGAGGTGCTGCCGTTATTAGTCGACTGAGTACCCTTCTTGAGGACAGTAGTTTGCCTCTTTATCTCAGCCAGTTACTGCTGAAATTACAACAGCATTATCACTATCTTGTTGAGCAGATTAAAGATCTGGAATCTCAGTTGAAACGAAAGTTGGACGAAGATGAGGTTGGACAGCGCTTGCTGAGTATTCCCTGCGTTGGAACGCTGACTGCCAGTACTATTTCAACTGAGATTGGCGACGGGAAGCAGTACGCCAGCAGCCGTGACTTTGCGGCGGCAACAGGGCTGGTACCCCGACAGTACAGCACGGGAGGTCGGACGACATTGTTAGGGATTAGCAAGCGGGGCAACAAAAAGATCCGAACTTTGTTGGTTCAGTGTGCCAGGGTATTCATACAAAAACTGGAACACCAGTCTGGCAAGTTGGCCGACTGGGTCAGGGAGTTGTTGTGTCGGAAAAGCAACTTTGTCGTCACCTGTGCTCTGGCAAACAAGCTGGCCAGAATAGCCTGGGCACTGACGGCGCGACAGCAAACTTACGAAGCATAA
- a CDS encoding DUF134 domain-containing protein, translating to MPRPRIPRNICGRPADTCFKPNARPMSQLEHVHLKEDEFEALRLVDLLGMQQQEAAVAMGVSRQTLANVLKAARFKVVDCLTQGKALIMHSEREGVTQDDHSHSSE from the coding sequence ATGCCAAGACCCAGAATTCCCCGTAACATCTGTGGCCGCCCTGCGGATACCTGTTTTAAGCCCAATGCGCGACCGATGAGCCAGCTTGAACATGTTCATTTAAAAGAAGATGAGTTTGAAGCGTTACGGCTGGTCGATTTACTGGGCATGCAACAGCAGGAAGCGGCTGTTGCAATGGGGGTTTCAAGGCAGACACTGGCCAATGTCCTGAAAGCAGCCCGTTTTAAGGTTGTGGACTGTCTCACTCAGGGCAAGGCCTTAATAATGCACTCTGAAAGGGAAGGAGTTACACAAGATGATCACAGCCATTCCAGTGAATGA
- a CDS encoding NifB/NifX family molybdenum-iron cluster-binding protein, whose protein sequence is MITAIPVNDDRVANHFTKASHLVLVDERGVELSRTENPALGADCSGKRKLVDLLVQQQVSRVVVRNIGERMLGKLLGHQIAVYQTDCGRRLFTELCDPDTRVLTELNKPEQGRQSFHHEAKGKKCCHSDGNTAENACQGGRQHHHGNGRCCHS, encoded by the coding sequence ATGATCACAGCCATTCCAGTGAATGACGACCGGGTAGCAAATCATTTTACCAAAGCGAGTCACCTTGTCCTGGTGGATGAGCGCGGTGTGGAGCTCAGCCGGACAGAAAATCCCGCGCTGGGCGCAGATTGTTCAGGTAAACGGAAGCTGGTTGACCTGCTGGTTCAACAGCAAGTCAGCCGCGTTGTGGTCCGTAACATCGGGGAACGGATGCTGGGTAAATTACTGGGGCATCAGATCGCGGTGTACCAGACTGACTGTGGTCGTCGTTTGTTCACTGAACTGTGTGATCCGGATACCCGTGTTCTGACTGAACTGAATAAGCCGGAGCAGGGACGCCAGTCCTTTCATCATGAGGCGAAAGGGAAAAAATGCTGTCACTCTGACGGGAACACAGCAGAAAATGCGTGCCAGGGTGGGCGTCAGCATCATCACGGAAACGGGCGCTGTTGCCATTCATGA
- a CDS encoding PaaI family thioesterase, whose amino-acid sequence MNCYLDARKAHTCCMVCSSRDNNPDTVNLMFSEHPDGSVCADYTANHRHQGYTGLLHGGMTSTLLDAAMTHCLFMQGVQALTAELTVRFISPVCTGDKLMVCARLLGQRRGIYLLEAWLTKGQQTVARATAKFIVPSQDIALAHR is encoded by the coding sequence ATGAATTGTTATCTTGATGCCAGAAAGGCCCATACCTGTTGTATGGTCTGTAGTTCCCGCGACAACAACCCTGATACGGTGAACTTAATGTTTTCAGAGCACCCGGATGGCTCTGTATGTGCGGACTACACGGCCAATCACAGGCATCAGGGGTATACGGGTCTTTTACATGGCGGAATGACGAGTACCCTGCTGGATGCAGCAATGACTCATTGTTTGTTCATGCAGGGTGTGCAAGCCCTGACGGCTGAACTGACGGTAAGATTCATTTCACCCGTTTGTACCGGAGACAAACTGATGGTATGTGCCAGACTGCTTGGGCAACGCAGGGGGATTTACCTGCTTGAAGCATGGCTGACAAAAGGACAGCAGACAGTGGCACGTGCCACGGCGAAATTCATTGTTCCGTCGCAGGATATTGCTCTGGCGCATCGCTAG